CAACCCAATCTTGTAAGTTATTATAAATATAGTCGTAAACATTTTTGCTATTCTTATAAGGAGGATCGTAAGCCTTTACTAAGCTCGATAGCTTAACTGTTTTATCTTCAAATTCAACATTAAAGTCCTCAAAAGGATTTTTACCTTTTTTTGATTGATCACCTTTATAATCCTTTAGGTTGTGGATATAAATTCCAAATAGACCTTTTCCCTTTTCCCATGATTTCTTGATTTCACGTTTAATCCATTTTCTACCAGCAGTTTTTTCTCCAATTAGAACTACAGTACATGATTTTCCATACAGTTGTTCATCAATCCAATCTTCAATGGCCTGATCTCCGCTTTTCTTAATTTGTTCCCATTGGTTGTCTGAAACTGGTTTATTTCCCTCAATAACACCCATATTTCTCACCTGTGCAGCTCGCCAATTATCAGGTTTGTAATGAAAACTGTAAAACACTCTCCGTGCCATCAAAATGAACCTCCTTGTAAAGTGATGTTATCTTGGATTTTTGAATTCAAATTGCTTTTTATATTTTACTCCTTATAGCTCGTAAAATATAAGTAAGATGATACTATCTAAATCCAAGATCTTATTTATATGTAAAATTCTTCATTTTCTAATCTAATTCCTTTTAACAAATTTGGATCTTTTATACAATACTTGTTAAAATTAGTTGTTTATATAGTAAAAAAATTAAGCAGTAGCAATTATAAAAGGCTACCGCTGAGTAATAAGTGGCTTAAGTTTATATTTCGGTTTCATTAATTAAGAAGATCATTAGCTATTAGTTCACCTAAAAATATCATTAATTATCTTGCATCATCCTCAAACGATATAGTACAAACTATTACGAAAAGATGTATTTATAATAAGTTGATATTCATTCTAAAGCAATCTTGTGTATACCTCCGTATTCTCAATTTTTTCGTGCCCTAATAAAGATTGTATTGCTCTAATTGGCATTCCTTTTAGTAATAAGTGAGATGCAAAGGTATGTCTTAATATTAACGGAGTTACTTTAAAACTACAAAACTCAGTGAATTCTAAGAAATTATACGTTAAAATATGATAACCGAGGGGTTCTCCTAGTGTATTTATAAATAAATAAGGGCTATGATCTTCTCTATCATTTAGGTAGTCTTTTAAAAGTTCCTTGCAGTATTCTGTAAATAATACTACCCGCTGCCTCTTTCCTTTCCCATTTGTAATTAAAATCTCCCTATTTGCCCAGTTAATATCAAGTAGTTTTATGTTTAAAAATTCTGAAGCTCTGACACCAGTATCATAAAAAGTTTCTATCATAGCTTTTTGAAATTTGTTTTTCGGGGCCTGCCTTAGCTTTTCTAACTGGTCGATTTTTAGATATTGAGGAAGAGGTGGTTTTTTCTTAGGTTTTAATATATTTTTAGCTGGATCTCTTTCTATCAACCCTTCTTCGTAGCAGTAATTATAAAAATTTTTTAGATATGATAGTTTATTCCTTTTAGTTGATGTTCCCCTTTCTAGGCTATCAAGGTGAGAAAGCCAGGCTCTTATATCATTCGGTTTTACTTCATCAAATCTTTTTGAGATAAATGAAAAAAATTGATTGAACATTGTCTTATATGCTTTGACTGTCAGCTCACTTAGTTTGTTTTGGTTATCAAAGAGAAATCTATCTATTACATCTTGATTGCTTTGAACTTGCAATTTAATTATCTCCCTTCTAACCTTTATATTTTCTATACAGTTTTCTTAATTCTATCGATGGGTAATTAGTATAAATAATTGTAGTACTGACAAAGGCATGTCCGAGGGCATCTCGTATAGCCGATAAATCTTTTCCTTCTATTAACAAGTTGGTAGCAAAACTATGCCGAAATCTGTGAGGATACACTCGCTCATATAGCTCTGCTTTTTTCCAATGCTTTTTTACTACATCTCTCACATTATTGGTGGTTATTCTATTTCCATTTCTATTAACAAATAAAGCGAAACTATTACCTGGATGAACCTTTAGATATTTTTCTAGAATAACTCGACATTGATCAGAAAATTTCTTTGTTTGTAATTTGTTTCCCTTTGCAAGTACTTTTGCTTTACAATTTTCTAAGTCTATATCTTTGATATCTAAACCACATATTTCTTTGTTTCTAGCCCCCGATGAAATTAATAGTTCTATAATTGCCTGATCTCTTAAACTTTCATTCTCTACCGTAAGTCTATATTTAGCTAAGTTTATTGGATCAATATGCTTTGGAACAGGTTTTGGCACTTTAGCTCGCCAGCGTTTTTTAACTAAAACTTTTTCAATATATCCTTCATCCTCACAAAATTTAAAGAACATTGTAAATTTGGATAAATATTGATTGAATGTCGCTTCTTTTATATCACCTAGACTATTTAGCCAGTCTATCACATCATTAGAAGTAAGGTGTTCAAAGTCTTTGGGGGTGGCAACAAAGAATCTCTCTAATAGTTGTCCATATTTTTTTATACTTTCAAACTCTCTATCAGCAGATTTCATTTCCTTCAAGAATTCATGTATTGTATGTCTCACCCTTTCTGGAACCTGGTTGTTTTGTACTTGCCAGATCTGTGTCATTGTATTACCTCCTTTAGTTATTCAGTCCGTTCATAGTCTTTTCTATCCTCTTCTTCGTCAGAATCAGTGTAAATTTTGGTGGAATTAATATTCGCATGACCGAGTAATTTTTGTAGGTAGTAATCTTCTAGATCTTTATCAGCCAAGTGCATGGCAAAACTGTGTCTTAACATGTGAGGAGTAATTTTATAACCAAGGAATTCAGAGTACCTATTTAAACACCTCCTGACCCATTCAGAAGATAAAGGGGTGCCCCACCTGTTGCAAAAAAGATAGGAGCTTTCGACAGTTCTGTTTGCCAGATAATTTTTTAATCTTTCCCTACAATCTATACTGAAAAATACATATCTCTGAGTATGGTTTTTGGCTTTTGTGATAAATATTTGACCACTGTCCCAGTAGATATCAGAGAGCCTGATATTTAATAGTTCACTTATTCTAACTCCTGTGACATAAAGTGTTTGAACAATACATCTTTCTCGTTTACTTTCTTTAGAGATCTCCATAAGCTCAGCTACTTGAGCTACTGTTAAATGTTTAGGTTCTTCTGATGAGTCAATTTTCTTTAGCTTAATAGTCTTAGCAGGATTTACTGGGACAAAGTCTTCTTCATCACAATAGCTGTAAAATGATCTGAGTGCTGAGATCTTTTGATTAATGCTAGTCTTTTCTAACCCTGTCACTTCCTCTAAATGTAGCACCCAATCTCTCACATCAGCTTTCTTTACTGTATTAAATTTTTTTTGGCAATAATCAAAGAACTGTTGCAGTGCAATATAGTACACCCTTTCAGTTGAGCTACTAGAGATTTGATTATTCTCTTCAAAAAATCTATCTATTGTTTCTTGCGTAGTTTTTTTCATTTACACTAGCCCCTTTTTAATAATCTATCCGTTTTTCATATTCATACTTCATGTCTTCTGTCAGTATATGGATATAAATCATGGTAGTATTCAAGTCATTATGACCAAGTAAATAAGAGATTAACTTTAACTTGAGTCCCCTGGATAGCTTTTCAGTCGCAAAGCTATGACGACAGGTATGGGGTCTAATTAATAAATTTAAGTCTAGTTTTTTTTCTATTGATTTTAAAATCTTGTAAATTCCATCAGATGAAATTCTTTCACCTCGATAATTTAAAAACAGTGCGTCATCCCCTTCACGTGCTATCCTCTCTTTTAAATATTGCTTTAAGAAGATCCGACAATTTATTGAAAAATATACTGTCCTGGGTTTATTTCCTTTCCCTTTATAAATCTTGGCACTCTTTTTATCTAAATTGATGTCTTCTAGGTTAAGGTTAGTTAGTTCACTTCTTCTCCAACCACAACTAAGGAGCAGTTCTAATATTGCTTTATCCCTCGGTTTGATTTTGTCTAGTTTCATTCTGATTCTTGAGAGTTGAGTGCTATCATAATATATAGGCAATTTCTTAGGGATTCTAGGGTTCCAGATTTTTTTGAGTAACTTTTTCTCTGGACTTAGCCACCCTTCTTCTCTGCAATGGTTGAAGAAACTAGACAATACAGAAATTGTATGCTGCAGGGTCTTGGGTTCTTTATCGAAATAGTTTCCTTTTAACCATTTATAAACATCTTCTTTTGTTAAGTCTTCTAGCGGTTTATTAATTTCAATAAAAAGTTTTTCCAGTTTCCGCCTGTATTGGTCAATAGTATTAGGTGACTTATCGTCTGATTTTAACTCTACTAGAAAATCATTAATGACAGTTTTGTTTGTAGCATCAATTCTTCTATCTTCAACTAACCAGTAGGATTTTTTTATGGTTTCACCCCCTTGTCTGTGATAGTAATTTTAGTGTTATTGTTTCAGTTTCAGGAAGAGTATTCCAATGAATGATATTATGTTAACTTGTTTGTGTTTTCATTTTATAACCATTTACAAATAATTTCATTAGTACTGTTTTGGTCTTTTTGGATATTTGTAGTATTTTACATATTTGCTAATTATTAGTTAGTATTATTATGTTTAAATGCTATCTAATGGATAGCACTTATTGTTATAATCAGTTAAATATAAAATAGCAACTAACACCTTAAGTTGGGGTAATTGATTATAATAGAAACCCATTGTAGAGATTAAACAATAACATTTATAAATCACTTCAGCCGTTCAAGGTCAAGCATTATTCTCTAGAAAACAAAAGAAGGGCCCCGTTTGAACGGGACCCTCTGTGCTGTCTTATTAAGATTAATTGTTAAGGTTAACAAATTCAAATTCTACTGTGGCATCGCCACTTTCATCTTCTGCGGCTTCTATATTCGCTTGAGTTTCAACTTCTTCAGCACCTTCGTCAACTACTATTTCATCATCATAGCTAACTTCTGCTATAACGCTTCCTTCGTCTATTATGTTATGAGATAACCCTACTTCATCTGGCAGTAATTCTGGTGAAATTACTTCAGCATTAACAGTGACATCTTTACTATCTCCTTGATCCATAGTCACTTCTGTAGTACTTACTTCTTCATCCATTCTCAAATAAGTACTATAATGATCATTTCCAGCTTTATCTACAACTTTCACAGGACCTTCCGCATCATAATCTTCTATAGTATTTGACTTAGCTAATTCGTAAGCGGCATCTATGGCATCTTTTTCTTCATCTATTTCTGTTGCAGCCCAAATACCTTCGCTATCCATTACCTCTATAATAGTATTCTCTTTAACAACTATGTCATCAGAAGCTGGATTGTCTACAACAAGTCCAATATTACCTTTTGTTATATCATTATCTTTAATTGTTACTTCATCTACATCTTGTATCATAATAGGTACATGATCATCAGTAGAGTCCTCATGTCTTTCGATTGTATTATCTCGTATCGTTGCATTTTCACCCGTTACGCTGAATTCAGATGGTGCATGATCTTCCTCAGTTTGTACAATAGTAACATCCTCAACTGTAACATTATCAGCTGTGATTTCAAAAATCTCACCTTTATGGAATGCATGCTCCAATGTATTTTCATTCCCATCAATTTCAACATTATCCTCATCAATTACAATAGTATCTTCTATGGTAAAACTGTCATCTAGAGTAATTTTTGCATCTTTTTCAATAGCATTCTCAAGAGCTTCTTGGGAATCAATTTCCTCAACATCTTCTTCAACAGTAACATCTACTTCCAACTCATTTGAAATTGGATTTGCATAACCTACTCCAGACATCATAAGTACAAATGCCATGGATAACGGTAAAATGATTGATAACTTCTTCATTAAAAATCATCCTCCTTAAGTTTTTTATTCGATTGATAGTTAAAGCTTTGAAAGCTTTTATCTACTTATTTTTTCTTCACCACCCCCTTGAACCAGATTTTCTATATTTGATTTTCATTACCACCACTGTTTGTTTTGTTAATAGCACTTCTCGTTTCATCGAACCAAAACAAAAAATCCTGCAGATCACCTTAATGGCAGGTGTTCTACAGGATGGGATTAAACTTTCTTTGTTGTGTTAACGGCTCATAACCGAACTTTCTCCTCCGCTAAAAAACGGCGATTTTTGTCTCGCCGTTTTTTAGCTTACTTTAAATGATGTATTTATCATATACTTCTTTTCTCGCTTCATGATAAAGCTTTGTATATACCTTGGTGTTTTCCCGTTTATCGTGTCCGAGTAACAATTGAATACATTCTAGGGGCATTCCTTGTATAGCAAGATGTGCAGCAAAGGTATGGCGTAGCGTCCTTGCATTAACTTGAAAGCCGAGCCTATCACTGTAGTTATGAAACATGTCTTGGATTGTCTTTTTGCTAATAGGTTTTTTCCCATTGTATGGGGTGAAAAGATAAACGCTTTTAGGGTTTCTATCCCTTAAATAGCCCTTTAGCCGATAATAACACTCGGTGTTAAACTTAACAAACCTTTCTTTTTTTCCTTTTCCATCTCGGATAAAGATAAACTTACTTTTCCAGTTAATGTCCTTTTTTTTAATGCGGACTAGTTCACTTAACCTAACACCTGTAGTATATAAGGTTTCTACTACTGCACTATCTCTTTTATTATCTTTTGCCATTTCCCGAAGTTTATTCAGCTTATCAAAACTTAAATAGTAGGGAAGGGTTTCATCAATCTTTGGGTTTTCAATGTTCTCTGTAGGGTTTTTTGAAGTCTTGCCTTGTTTATATAGATATTCATAAAATAGTCTTAATGAGTTTAGCCTGTCTTTAATTGTTCTTGGCGATAGCCCTGAGTTTTTCATGGCTAGTCTGTAGCTTTTAATATCTTTTCTTTCTACATCGTAATACTCTTTATTACAAAATCTGAAAAAATAGGTTAAATTCTTTTTGTGTAATATTAGTGTTCTTTCCTCTCTAGATTTTCTGTAGTGACTTACGAGCTCATCTATCTTTCTTTGGTTTTTGTCTTTTAACAATTTCATCACTCCATACATCTTTTGTATTCATCGTCAATGCTTCCAAGAAGTAGTCTCGCATAAACACCTGTGACATTTAAGTTGGTGTGACCTAATTGGTCACCGATATAACTCATTTCTGCCCCTTTATTTAAAAGGTCAGTAGCAAAGGTATGTCTCAGCCTGTGGGGCGTAAGTTTAGAAGATAGATTTGCTTTTTTGCCGATATTTTTAATTATTACTTGCATCCTCCTGGTTGAAAGCCTTTTTTTACTTTGACTTAGAAAAACTGCTCCTTTACTTTGATGGCGATTTTTTAAATACTTCTTAAATAACATGTAAGAGACTTCATTAAAGTAGATAAATCTGATTTTTTTACCCTTTCCTATAACTTTGGCGGTTCTTTTTTTCAAATCAAGATTTTGGATATTTAAGCTGTAAGCTTCACAACACCTCGCCCCTGAACTTACAAAAAACTCAAAAAGTAAGCGATCTCTTAATTTTTCCTTTTCTGATTGAATCCTTGCTTTAACTAGTTCATTTTCCTCTAAATATCTAGGGAGCGAGTCTGTAAGTTTGGGACGCCATTCAGGTTTTACATTCAGGTCAGTTATGTATTCTTCATTCTTACAAAATTTTAAAAATGCTGAGATGACTGTAATATAAGTGCTTTCTGTATTTTCTTGTTTTTCTTCAGATAGTTTATCAATACAGTATAAAATATCTTTCGAGCTCCATTTTGTAAGGTCTTTTGGGTTAATTAGAAAGACTCGTTTTAAGACATTTCTATAAAGTTTGATAGTTTCTTTACTTTTGTTGATAGAAGAAAGCTCTGAGATGTAGTCATTTACTATTTCACGGTTCTTCGAGCTTATAGCTTTTGTGGTGATTTCCCAGTCTTTAGTCATTTGAGATGCCTCCTAAAAGTTAGTGTAAGTTTTTAGGTCATTAATATTTTTGTGACCTAATAGTAATTGAAGTTTTTCATCTTCCATACCTTTTTCAGCTAAATGTACTGCAAAGGTATGCCTTAGTATATGGGGTGTTACTTTATACCCCAACTCTTTTGAGCATTTTCTAAAAAACTTCTGTGCCCACTGACAGGTAAGCGGTTTTTTATACCTGTTAGAAAACAA
This Natranaerobius trueperi DNA region includes the following protein-coding sequences:
- a CDS encoding TIR domain-containing protein: MARRVFYSFHYKPDNWRAAQVRNMGVIEGNKPVSDNQWEQIKKSGDQAIEDWIDEQLYGKSCTVVLIGEKTAGRKWIKREIKKSWEKGKGLFGIYIHNLKDYKGDQSKKGKNPFEDFNVEFEDKTVKLSSLVKAYDPPYKNSKNVYDYIYNNLQDWVEEAIETRNNY
- a CDS encoding tyrosine-type recombinase/integrase, with amino-acid sequence MQVQSNQDVIDRFLFDNQNKLSELTVKAYKTMFNQFFSFISKRFDEVKPNDIRAWLSHLDSLERGTSTKRNKLSYLKNFYNYCYEEGLIERDPAKNILKPKKKPPLPQYLKIDQLEKLRQAPKNKFQKAMIETFYDTGVRASEFLNIKLLDINWANREILITNGKGKRQRVVLFTEYCKELLKDYLNDREDHSPYLFINTLGEPLGYHILTYNFLEFTEFCSFKVTPLILRHTFASHLLLKGMPIRAIQSLLGHEKIENTEVYTRLL
- a CDS encoding tyrosine-type recombinase/integrase, encoding MTQIWQVQNNQVPERVRHTIHEFLKEMKSADREFESIKKYGQLLERFFVATPKDFEHLTSNDVIDWLNSLGDIKEATFNQYLSKFTMFFKFCEDEGYIEKVLVKKRWRAKVPKPVPKHIDPINLAKYRLTVENESLRDQAIIELLISSGARNKEICGLDIKDIDLENCKAKVLAKGNKLQTKKFSDQCRVILEKYLKVHPGNSFALFVNRNGNRITTNNVRDVVKKHWKKAELYERVYPHRFRHSFATNLLIEGKDLSAIRDALGHAFVSTTIIYTNYPSIELRKLYRKYKG
- a CDS encoding tyrosine-type recombinase/integrase, yielding MKKTTQETIDRFFEENNQISSSSTERVYYIALQQFFDYCQKKFNTVKKADVRDWVLHLEEVTGLEKTSINQKISALRSFYSYCDEEDFVPVNPAKTIKLKKIDSSEEPKHLTVAQVAELMEISKESKRERCIVQTLYVTGVRISELLNIRLSDIYWDSGQIFITKAKNHTQRYVFFSIDCRERLKNYLANRTVESSYLFCNRWGTPLSSEWVRRCLNRYSEFLGYKITPHMLRHSFAMHLADKDLEDYYLQKLLGHANINSTKIYTDSDEEEDRKDYERTE
- a CDS encoding tyrosine-type recombinase/integrase encodes the protein MKKSYWLVEDRRIDATNKTVINDFLVELKSDDKSPNTIDQYRRKLEKLFIEINKPLEDLTKEDVYKWLKGNYFDKEPKTLQHTISVLSSFFNHCREEGWLSPEKKLLKKIWNPRIPKKLPIYYDSTQLSRIRMKLDKIKPRDKAILELLLSCGWRRSELTNLNLEDINLDKKSAKIYKGKGNKPRTVYFSINCRIFLKQYLKERIAREGDDALFLNYRGERISSDGIYKILKSIEKKLDLNLLIRPHTCRHSFATEKLSRGLKLKLISYLLGHNDLNTTMIYIHILTEDMKYEYEKRIDY
- a CDS encoding right-handed parallel beta-helix repeat-containing protein, which gives rise to MKKLSIILPLSMAFVLMMSGVGYANPISNELEVDVTVEEDVEEIDSQEALENAIEKDAKITLDDSFTIEDTIVIDEDNVEIDGNENTLEHAFHKGEIFEITADNVTVEDVTIVQTEEDHAPSEFSVTGENATIRDNTIERHEDSTDDHVPIMIQDVDEVTIKDNDITKGNIGLVVDNPASDDIVVKENTIIEVMDSEGIWAATEIDEEKDAIDAAYELAKSNTIEDYDAEGPVKVVDKAGNDHYSTYLRMDEEVSTTEVTMDQGDSKDVTVNAEVISPELLPDEVGLSHNIIDEGSVIAEVSYDDEIVVDEGAEEVETQANIEAAEDESGDATVEFEFVNLNN
- a CDS encoding tyrosine-type recombinase/integrase, with product MLKDKNQRKIDELVSHYRKSREERTLILHKKNLTYFFRFCNKEYYDVERKDIKSYRLAMKNSGLSPRTIKDRLNSLRLFYEYLYKQGKTSKNPTENIENPKIDETLPYYLSFDKLNKLREMAKDNKRDSAVVETLYTTGVRLSELVRIKKKDINWKSKFIFIRDGKGKKERFVKFNTECYYRLKGYLRDRNPKSVYLFTPYNGKKPISKKTIQDMFHNYSDRLGFQVNARTLRHTFAAHLAIQGMPLECIQLLLGHDKRENTKVYTKLYHEARKEVYDKYII
- a CDS encoding tyrosine-type recombinase/integrase; this translates as MTKDWEITTKAISSKNREIVNDYISELSSINKSKETIKLYRNVLKRVFLINPKDLTKWSSKDILYCIDKLSEEKQENTESTYITVISAFLKFCKNEEYITDLNVKPEWRPKLTDSLPRYLEENELVKARIQSEKEKLRDRLLFEFFVSSGARCCEAYSLNIQNLDLKKRTAKVIGKGKKIRFIYFNEVSYMLFKKYLKNRHQSKGAVFLSQSKKRLSTRRMQVIIKNIGKKANLSSKLTPHRLRHTFATDLLNKGAEMSYIGDQLGHTNLNVTGVYARLLLGSIDDEYKRCME